The DNA region GACCTGAAGAATCGCCGCGGAGGACCGCCCTTCGCCTTCGTTGAGTTCGAGGACCCGCGGTGAGGCGGCCAGGGACTTGCGGCCTTGAGGATATTGGTTGGAGTAGTTGGGGAATGCTCCAAGGCCTTAGAGAGAATGGGGACGTGGGCTCTGAGGTTGGGAGCAAGACGAATCGCCCGTGCACGAGTGAAGTGAGGAGCCGAGTCGgtgaggcttctctggtgactggGTCCCCCGGGCGTCTCCAGAGCCGGCTTGCGGGCTCGGAGCGGGAAACTGAGGCGCTGAGGGCTGCTGTAGTGGtcaggagcctggcgtgcttctgggtgggggaggggccgtTCCTATTATGCAGCGCATGTGGGCTCTTCCACCCCGGGTGCGCATGTGCGGGGCGCTGCTAGCTCCCCGACGGAGTTAAGTCACCCCTCCCGGTCCATTTTCTTACCTTTCGGCTTTCTGTAATCACGCAGGGATGCGGAAGACGCGGTGTACGGTCGCGACGGCTATGATTACGATGGATATCGTCTGCGGGTGGAGTTTCCTCGAAGCGGCCGTGGTACAGGCCGAGGCGGCGGCGGGGGTGGAGGTGGCGGGGCTCCCCGGGGCCGCTATGGCCCCCCTTCCAGGCGTTCTGAAAATAGAGTGGTTGTCTCTGGTGAGTTTACCGTTCCGTGCGGGTTGATGTCACTTTTGGTCAGATACCACACTTTAAAGTTTTCCTTGCATGACCAGTTTGACAAATGTTAGCTTTCATGCCAgatcttaaattattttagtcGCATGGATGAATTTAGTAATCCGGAATTACTGTATTCGAGATTTAGCGAATTAGATTACAGTGCCTAGAATATGAAGATCATTACTTTGCAAATAATTTGGGGTTTTTAATTCtagaattttgaatatttaacCTGAGATGTTAAAACTAATCATTAATTTTAAAGTAGTCCTGGTTCTAAtgtaaattttaactttaatgTGAAATATTCGTATAattgttgaaaaaaatatttttcaggactGCCTCCAAGTGGAAGCTGGCAGGATTTAAAGGATCACATGCGTGAAGCAGGTGATGTATGTTATGCTGATGTTTACCGAGATGGCACTGGTGTCGTGGAGTTTGTACGGAAAGAAGATATGACCTATGCAGTTCGAAAACTGGATAACACTAAGTTTAGATCTCATGAGGTAGGTTATACacttattctttttattggcCAGAATTGGATACAGTGGTCTTAACTGTGGAATTTGAAGGTAAGATTCAGGCAAGGGTGTCCAAGTAAACCCAGTAAAGTGCCTCTGGTTTAAATTACGTTGTATTCATTCAGCATGCCTGAAGACAGGTGAAAGCTTAGATCTTTCAATCGAAAGTTCTGTCTATTCAATAGGGAGAAACTGCCTACATCCGGGTTAAAGTTGATGGGCCCAGAAGTCCAAGTTATGGAAGATCTCGATCTCGAAGCCGTAGTCGTAGCAGAAGCCGTAGCAGAAGCAACAGCAGGAGTCGAAGTTATTCCCCAAGGAGAAGCAGAGGATCACCACGCTATTCTCC from Cervus canadensis isolate Bull #8, Minnesota chromosome 1, ASM1932006v1, whole genome shotgun sequence includes:
- the SRSF1 gene encoding serine/arginine-rich splicing factor 1, translated to MSGGGVIRGPAGNNDCRIYVGNLPPDIRTKDIEDVFYKYGAIRDIDLKNRRGGPPFAFVEFEDPRDAEDAVYGRDGYDYDGYRLRVEFPRSGRGTGRGGGGGGGGGAPRGRYGPPSRRSENRVVVSGLPPSGSWQDLKDHMREAGDVCYADVYRDGTGVVEFVRKEDMTYAVRKLDNTKFRSHEGETAYIRVKVDGPRSPSYGRSRSRSRSRSRSRSRSNSRSRSYSPRRSRGSPRYSPRHSRSRSRT